The following coding sequences are from one Ornithodoros turicata isolate Travis chromosome 1, ASM3712646v1, whole genome shotgun sequence window:
- the LOC135366242 gene encoding uncharacterized protein LOC135366242 isoform X1, translated as MHDPFLMQDYNEEGHMHSVTPFEMQGALGYGSQEALDMSSLQQPVGQVASVSRRMLSSNTYLPNHLPEQRQWGSVSVRGTSLHCQASSSDVYSTSAPLRPLSTPHLHTPRQALHREHAGMTISGGNVHGRLRQGAVPNDDGHRSGFEKEVIRLLHMIKLAQQSPSEQPQLILESRGPTTTADHALIEEPFKSLAGFLTFERELEESAEKRDRLVAFMKSVGGSSTREKTFRVLSRLLDPCVAREFSLYGAKKKRRFCDLRVWKVLCSCLAEYTTGATN; from the exons ATGCATGATCCGTTTTTGATGCAAGACTATAATGAAGAAGGACATATGCACA GTGTAACTCCCTTCGAAATGCAAGGAGCTTTGGGATATGGATCACAAGAAGCCCTCGACATGAGCAGCTTGCAGCAGCCCG TGGGTCAAGTTGCAAGTGTCTCTAGACGCATGCTGTCTTCGAACACATACCTACCAAATCATCTGCCAGAACAGCGCCAGTGGGGCTCTGTGTCTGTCAGAGGCACATCACTTCACTGTCAGGCATCATCGTCAGACGTGTATTCCACCAGTGCTCCCCTGAGACCCCTGTCAACTCCGCATCTGCATACACCACGTCAAGCACTGCACCGCGAGCATGCAGGCATGACTATCAGTG GTGGCAACGTACATGGAAGGCTAAGGCAGGGAGCTGTCCCAAATGATGACGGTCATAGGTCCG GGTTCGAGAAGGAGGTGATCAGGCTTCTCCACATGATAAAGCTTGCACAACAGTCTCCCAGTGAGCAGCCACAACTTATCTTGGAGAGCCGGGGTCCTACGACAACAGCTGACCATGCTCTGATTGAAGAGCCATTCAAGTCATTAGCAGGCTTCCTGACGTTTGAAAGAGAGCTCGAAGAAAGTGCGGAAAAAAGGGACAGACTG GTAGCATTCATGAAATCTGTTGGTGGAAGCAGCACCCGAGAGAAGACATTTAGAGTCCTGTCACGGTTGTTAGACCCCTGCGTCGCCAGAGAGTTCAGCCTGTACGGTGCAAAGAAAAAGAGACGATTCTGCGACTTGAGAGTTTGGAAAGTTCTGTGCT CTTGCCTGGCAGAGTATACCACCGGTGCTACCAATTAG
- the LOC135366242 gene encoding uncharacterized protein LOC135366242 isoform X2, translated as MHDPFLMQDYNEEGHMHSVTPFEMQGALGYGSQEALDMSSLQQPGGNVHGRLRQGAVPNDDGHRSGFEKEVIRLLHMIKLAQQSPSEQPQLILESRGPTTTADHALIEEPFKSLAGFLTFERELEESAEKRDRLVAFMKSVGGSSTREKTFRVLSRLLDPCVAREFSLYGAKKKRRFCDLRVWKVLCSCLAEYTTGATN; from the exons ATGCATGATCCGTTTTTGATGCAAGACTATAATGAAGAAGGACATATGCACA GTGTAACTCCCTTCGAAATGCAAGGAGCTTTGGGATATGGATCACAAGAAGCCCTCGACATGAGCAGCTTGCAGCAGCCCG GTGGCAACGTACATGGAAGGCTAAGGCAGGGAGCTGTCCCAAATGATGACGGTCATAGGTCCG GGTTCGAGAAGGAGGTGATCAGGCTTCTCCACATGATAAAGCTTGCACAACAGTCTCCCAGTGAGCAGCCACAACTTATCTTGGAGAGCCGGGGTCCTACGACAACAGCTGACCATGCTCTGATTGAAGAGCCATTCAAGTCATTAGCAGGCTTCCTGACGTTTGAAAGAGAGCTCGAAGAAAGTGCGGAAAAAAGGGACAGACTG GTAGCATTCATGAAATCTGTTGGTGGAAGCAGCACCCGAGAGAAGACATTTAGAGTCCTGTCACGGTTGTTAGACCCCTGCGTCGCCAGAGAGTTCAGCCTGTACGGTGCAAAGAAAAAGAGACGATTCTGCGACTTGAGAGTTTGGAAAGTTCTGTGCT CTTGCCTGGCAGAGTATACCACCGGTGCTACCAATTAG